In Haemophilus parainfluenzae, the sequence CAACCAATGGCAATAGTGAGATAGCTTCGGTTATTTTGCTCTAACATCGGTAACCACGTTTCAATGTAATTGCGTGTTTGGTAGATAAAATTATTCACCTCATCATGCGCAAGTAAAAATTGTGCAACAGGTTCATCAAGCCCCGTCATTGGGCGCAGTTCTGGGTTCCAGTGCGGGTTAGGCAGAAAACGCACATCAAAGACATAATCCGCATCAAGTGGAATGCCATATTTAAAGCCAAACGATTCAACCACGATCTTAAGTTCTTTATCTGTATTACCGCGTAAAACTTCTCTTAAACGTTCAGATAACGCATGAGTGGAAAGTGGCGCAGTATCAATAATAAAATTAGCATGTTGAATTAAAGGCTCAAGTTGTTGATACTCTAAATCAATCGCTGATTCAAGCGGGAGATCTTGTGCCGAAAGTGGATGAAGACGA encodes:
- the rapZ gene encoding RNase adapter RapZ, encoding MEIIIISGRSGAGKSVALRALEDMGYYCVDNLPLNLLPQLTQILANTQSAVAISLDIRNLPHSSADLDKILTDIQASYSVKIIFLDSDRSTLIRRYSDSRRLHPLSAQDLPLESAIDLEYQQLEPLIQHANFIIDTAPLSTHALSERLREVLRGNTDKELKIVVESFGFKYGIPLDADYVFDVRFLPNPHWNPELRPMTGLDEPVAQFLLAHDEVNNFIYQTRNYIETWLPMLEQNNRSYLTIAIGCTGGKHRSVYIAQQIGEYFQAKGKDVKIQHKSLEKNKKN